The proteins below are encoded in one region of Pseudomonas putida S13.1.2:
- a CDS encoding MFS transporter: MNQAQNSVGKSLDVQSFINQQPLSRYQWRVVLLCFLIVFLDGLDTAAMGFIAPALSQEWGIDRASLGPVMSAALIGMVFGALGSGPLADRFGRKGVLVGAVLVFGGFSLASAYATNVDQLLVLRFLTGLGLGAGMPNATTLLSEYTPERLKSLLVTSMFCGFNLGMAGGGFISAKMIPAYGWHSLLVIGGVLPLLLALVLMVWLPESARFLVVRNRGTDKIRKTLSPIAPQVVAEAGSFSVPEQKAVAARSVFAVIFSGTYGLGTMLLWLTYFMGLVIVYLLTSWLPTLMRDSGASMEQAAFIGALFQFGGVLSAVGVGWAMDRYNPHKVIGIFYLLAGVFAYAVGQSLGNITVLATLVLIAGMCVNGAQSAMPSLAARFYPTQGRATGVSWMLGIGRFGAILGAWSGATLLGLGWNFEQVLTALLVPAALATVGVIVKGLVSHADAT; encoded by the coding sequence ATGAACCAAGCGCAAAACAGCGTCGGCAAAAGCCTCGACGTCCAGTCGTTCATCAATCAGCAGCCGCTGTCCCGCTACCAGTGGCGGGTCGTGTTGCTGTGCTTCCTGATCGTCTTCCTCGATGGCCTGGACACTGCCGCCATGGGCTTCATCGCCCCGGCGCTGTCGCAGGAGTGGGGTATCGACCGGGCCAGCCTGGGCCCGGTGATGAGCGCCGCATTGATCGGCATGGTGTTCGGTGCCTTGGGCTCCGGGCCGTTGGCTGACCGCTTCGGCCGCAAAGGCGTGCTGGTGGGCGCGGTGCTGGTGTTTGGCGGTTTCAGCCTGGCCTCGGCCTATGCCACCAACGTCGACCAGTTGCTGGTGCTGCGCTTCCTGACCGGCCTGGGCCTGGGTGCCGGCATGCCCAATGCCACCACGCTGCTGTCCGAATATACCCCTGAACGCCTCAAGTCGCTGCTGGTGACCAGCATGTTCTGCGGCTTCAACCTGGGCATGGCCGGTGGTGGCTTCATTTCCGCCAAGATGATCCCGGCCTATGGCTGGCACAGCCTGCTGGTAATCGGCGGCGTGCTGCCACTGCTGCTGGCGCTGGTGTTGATGGTGTGGTTGCCGGAGTCGGCGCGGTTCCTGGTGGTGCGCAACCGTGGTACCGACAAGATCCGCAAGACCCTTTCGCCCATTGCGCCGCAGGTGGTGGCCGAGGCGGGTAGCTTCAGCGTGCCAGAGCAAAAGGCCGTGGCCGCGCGCAGCGTATTCGCGGTGATCTTCTCCGGCACTTATGGCCTGGGCACCATGCTGCTGTGGCTGACCTACTTCATGGGCCTGGTAATCGTCTACCTCCTGACCAGCTGGCTGCCAACCTTGATGCGTGACAGCGGTGCGAGCATGGAGCAGGCCGCGTTCATCGGTGCGCTGTTCCAGTTCGGCGGCGTGTTGAGTGCCGTGGGTGTGGGTTGGGCCATGGACCGCTACAACCCGCACAAGGTAATCGGCATTTTCTACCTGCTGGCCGGGGTGTTCGCCTACGCCGTAGGGCAGAGCCTGGGCAACATCACCGTGTTGGCCACCCTGGTGCTGATTGCGGGTATGTGCGTGAACGGTGCGCAGTCGGCGATGCCGTCGCTGGCAGCACGCTTCTACCCGACCCAAGGCCGTGCCACGGGTGTATCGTGGATGCTGGGTATCGGCCGCTTCGGTGCGATTCTCGGGGCCTGGAGCGGCGCGACGCTGCTGGGCCTGGGCTGGAACTTCGAGCAGGTGCTTACGGCGTTGCTGGTGCCAGCGGCACTGGCGACCGTAGGGGTGATTGTGAAAGGGCTGGTGAGCCACGCCGACGCGACCTGA
- the pcaF gene encoding 3-oxoadipyl-CoA thiolase, translated as MRDVFICDAIRTPIGRFGGALAGVRADDLAAVPLKALIERNPAVQWDQVDEVFFGCANQAGEDNRNVARMALLLAGLPESIPGVTLNRLCASGMDAIGTAFRAIASGEMELVIAGGVESMSRAPFVMGKAESGYSRNMKLEDTTIGWRFINPLMKSQYGVDSMPETADNVADDYQVSRADQDAFALRSQQKAAAAQAAGFFAEEIVPVRIAHKKGETIVERDEHLRPETTLEALTKLKPVNGPDKTVTAGNASGVNDGAAALILASAEAVKKHGLTPRARVLGMASGGVAPRVMGIGPVPAVRKLTERLGVAVSDFDVIELNEAFASQGLAVLRELGVADDAPQVNPNGGAIALGHPLGMSGARLVLTALHQLEKSGGRKGLATMCVGVGQGLALAIERV; from the coding sequence ATGCGCGACGTATTTATCTGTGACGCCATCCGCACCCCGATCGGCCGCTTCGGCGGCGCCCTGGCGGGTGTGCGTGCCGACGACCTGGCTGCCGTGCCACTCAAAGCGCTGATCGAGCGCAATCCTGCTGTGCAGTGGGACCAGGTTGATGAAGTGTTCTTCGGCTGCGCCAACCAGGCCGGTGAAGACAACCGCAACGTGGCGCGCATGGCGCTGCTGCTGGCCGGCCTGCCGGAAAGCATCCCGGGCGTCACCCTGAACCGCCTGTGCGCGTCGGGCATGGATGCCATCGGCACCGCCTTCCGTGCCATCGCCAGCGGCGAAATGGAGCTGGTGATTGCCGGCGGCGTCGAGTCGATGTCGCGCGCACCGTTCGTCATGGGCAAGGCTGAAAGCGGTTATTCGCGCAACATGAAGCTTGAAGACACCACCATCGGCTGGCGCTTCATCAACCCGCTGATGAAGAGCCAGTACGGTGTGGACTCCATGCCGGAAACCGCCGACAACGTGGCCGACGACTATCAGGTTTCGCGCGCTGACCAGGACGCTTTCGCCCTGCGCAGCCAACAAAAAGCTGCCGCCGCCCAGGCTGCTGGCTTCTTCGCCGAAGAGATCGTGCCGGTGCGCATTGCCCACAAGAAGGGTGAAACCATCGTCGAGCGTGACGAGCACCTGCGTCCGGAAACCACGCTGGAGGCGCTGACCAAGCTCAAGCCGGTCAACGGCCCGGACAAGACTGTCACCGCCGGCAACGCGTCGGGCGTGAACGACGGTGCTGCGGCGCTGATCCTGGCGTCGGCAGAGGCGGTGAAGAAGCACGGCCTGACCCCGCGTGCCCGGGTACTGGGCATGGCCAGCGGCGGTGTTGCACCACGGGTGATGGGCATTGGCCCGGTGCCGGCGGTGCGCAAGTTGACCGAGCGCCTGGGTGTGGCGGTGAGTGATTTCGACGTTATCGAGCTTAACGAAGCCTTTGCCAGCCAAGGCCTGGCGGTGCTGCGTGAGCTGGGTGTGGCCGACGATGCGCCGCAGGTGAACCCTAATGGCGGCGCAATCGCCCTGGGGCACCCGCTGGGCATGAGCGGTGCACGCCTGGTGCTGACTGCGCTGCATCAGCTGGAGAAAAGCGGCGGGCGCAAGGGCCTGGCGACCATGTGTGTGGGTGTCGGCCAAGGTCTGGCGCTGGCCATCGAGCGGGTGTGA
- a CDS encoding MFS family transporter: MTSTYYTGEERSKRIFAIVGASSGNLVEWFDFYVYAFCAIYFAPAFFPSDDPTVQLLNTAGVFAAGFLMRPIGGWIFGRLADRHGRKNSLMISVLMMCFGSLMIACLPTYGSIGTWAPALLLLARLIQGLSVGGEYGTTATYMSEVALRGQRGFFASFQYVTLIGGQLLAVLVVVILQQLLTEDELRAWGWRIPFVVGAIAALISLMLRRSLHETSSAETRNDKDAGSIGGLFRNHAAAFITVLGYTAGGSLIFYTFTTYMQKYLVNTAGMTAKNASYVMTGALFLFMVLQPFFGMLSDRIGRRNSMLLFGALGTLCTVPLLMALKTVTSPFMAFVLISLALCIVSFYTSISGLVKAEMFPPQVRALGVGLAYAVANAAFGGSAEYVALGLKTLGMENTFYWYVTAMMAIAFLFSLRLPKQAAYLHHDD; this comes from the coding sequence ATGACCTCAACCTATTACACCGGCGAAGAACGCAGCAAGCGCATCTTCGCTATCGTCGGTGCCTCATCTGGCAACCTGGTGGAATGGTTCGACTTCTACGTCTACGCCTTCTGCGCTATCTACTTCGCCCCGGCCTTCTTCCCCTCCGACGACCCTACCGTGCAGCTGTTGAACACGGCCGGTGTGTTCGCCGCAGGCTTTTTGATGCGCCCCATCGGTGGCTGGATCTTCGGCCGCCTCGCTGACCGCCATGGTCGCAAGAATTCCCTGATGATCTCGGTGCTGATGATGTGCTTCGGCTCCCTGATGATCGCCTGCCTGCCCACTTACGGCAGCATCGGCACCTGGGCCCCGGCGCTGCTGTTGCTGGCCCGCCTGATCCAGGGCCTGTCGGTGGGTGGCGAATACGGCACCACCGCCACCTACATGAGTGAAGTGGCCCTGCGTGGGCAGCGTGGCTTCTTTGCCTCGTTCCAGTACGTCACCCTGATTGGCGGCCAGTTGCTGGCCGTGCTGGTGGTGGTGATCCTGCAGCAGCTGCTGACTGAAGATGAACTGCGGGCCTGGGGCTGGCGCATTCCATTCGTGGTAGGGGCCATTGCCGCCCTGATCTCGTTGATGTTGCGCCGCTCGCTGCACGAGACCAGCAGCGCCGAAACCCGCAATGACAAGGATGCAGGTTCGATTGGTGGCCTGTTCCGCAACCATGCGGCTGCCTTCATTACCGTGCTGGGCTACACCGCTGGCGGCTCGCTGATCTTCTACACCTTCACCACCTACATGCAGAAGTACCTGGTCAACACCGCCGGCATGACGGCGAAAAACGCCAGTTACGTGATGACCGGCGCGCTGTTCCTGTTCATGGTGCTGCAGCCGTTCTTCGGCATGCTGTCCGACCGCATCGGCCGGCGCAATTCCATGCTGCTGTTTGGCGCGCTCGGTACCCTGTGCACTGTGCCGCTGCTGATGGCGCTGAAAACAGTCACCAGTCCGTTCATGGCCTTCGTGCTGATCAGCCTGGCGTTGTGTATTGTCAGTTTCTACACCTCGATCAGCGGCCTGGTGAAGGCCGAGATGTTCCCGCCACAGGTGCGTGCGCTGGGTGTGGGGCTGGCCTATGCAGTGGCCAACGCGGCCTTTGGCGGCTCCGCCGAGTACGTGGCCCTGGGCCTGAAGACCCTGGGCATGGAAAACACTTTCTACTGGTACGTGACGGCCATGATGGCGATTGCCTTCCTGTTCAGCCTGCGCCTGCCGAAGCAGGCCGCGTACCTGCACCACGATGACTAA
- a CDS encoding 3-carboxy-cis,cis-muconate cycloisomerase, giving the protein MTNQLFDAYFTAPAMREIFSDRGRLQGMLDFEAALARAEAAAGLVPHSAVAAIEAACQAERYDVGALANAIATAGNSAIPLVKALGKVIASGVPEAERYVHLGATSQDAMDTGLVLQLRDALHLIEADLGKLADTLAQQALKHADTPMVGRTWLQHATPVTLGMKLAGVLGALTRHRQRLQELRPRLLVLQFGGASGSLAALGSKAMPVAEALAEQLKLTLPEQPWHTQRDRLVEFASVLGLVAGSLGKFGRDVSLLMQTEAGEVFEPSAPGKGGSSTMPHKRNPVGAAVLIGAATRVPGLVSTLFAAMPQEHERSLGLWHAEWETLPDICCLVSGALRQAQVIAEGMEVEAARMRRNLDLTQGLVLAEAVSIVLAQRLGRDRAHHLLEQCCQRAVAEQRHLRAVLGDEPQVSAELSAEELDRLLDPAHYLGQARVWVARAVSEHQHFTA; this is encoded by the coding sequence ATGACCAACCAATTGTTCGACGCCTACTTCACCGCGCCGGCCATGCGCGAGATTTTCTCCGACCGTGGCCGCTTGCAGGGCATGCTCGATTTCGAAGCCGCGCTGGCCCGTGCCGAAGCCGCTGCCGGGCTGGTCCCGCACAGCGCCGTGGCCGCCATCGAGGCGGCATGCCAGGCCGAGCGCTATGACGTGGGGGCGCTGGCCAATGCCATCGCCACCGCTGGCAACTCGGCAATCCCGCTGGTGAAGGCGTTGGGCAAGGTGATTGCCAGTGGCGTGCCCGAGGCCGAGCGCTATGTGCACCTGGGCGCCACCAGCCAGGACGCGATGGACACCGGTCTGGTGTTGCAGTTGCGCGATGCCCTCCACCTGATCGAAGCAGACTTGGGCAAACTGGCCGATACCCTGGCCCAGCAGGCCTTGAAGCACGCCGATACGCCAATGGTGGGCCGCACCTGGCTGCAACACGCTACCCCGGTGACCCTGGGCATGAAACTGGCTGGCGTGCTGGGGGCATTGACCCGCCATCGTCAGCGCCTGCAAGAGCTGCGCCCGCGCCTGTTGGTGCTGCAGTTCGGCGGCGCCTCGGGCAGCCTGGCCGCTCTGGGCAGCAAGGCGATGCCGGTGGCCGAGGCCCTGGCCGAGCAACTGAAGCTGACCCTGCCCGAGCAACCCTGGCACACCCAGCGTGATCGCCTGGTGGAGTTTGCCTCGGTGCTGGGCCTGGTGGCCGGCAGCCTGGGCAAGTTCGGCCGCGATGTCAGCCTGCTGATGCAAACCGAGGCGGGGGAGGTGTTTGAGCCTTCCGCACCGGGCAAGGGCGGCTCTTCGACCATGCCCCACAAGCGCAACCCGGTGGGCGCTGCGGTGCTGATCGGTGCCGCGACCCGCGTGCCGGGGCTGGTATCGACGCTGTTTGCCGCCATGCCCCAGGAGCATGAGCGCAGTCTGGGCCTGTGGCATGCCGAATGGGAAACCCTCCCGGACATCTGCTGCCTGGTCTCCGGCGCGCTGCGCCAGGCCCAGGTGATTGCCGAGGGCATGGAAGTGGAGGCAGCGCGCATGCGCCGTAACCTCGACCTGACCCAGGGGCTGGTGCTGGCAGAAGCGGTGAGTATCGTCCTCGCCCAGCGCCTGGGCCGCGACCGTGCTCACCACTTGCTGGAACAATGCTGCCAGCGCGCCGTCGCCGAGCAGCGCCACCTGCGTGCAGTACTGGGTGATGAACCGCAGGTCAGTGCCGAGCTGTCTGCCGAAGAACTCGATCGCCTGCTCGACCCTGCCCATTACCTGGGCCAAGCCCGCGTCTGGGTGGCGCGCGCTGTATCCGAACATCAACATTTCACTGCCTGA
- the pcaD gene encoding 3-oxoadipate enol-lactonase — translation MAHLQLADGVLNYQIDGPENAPVLVLSNSLGTDLGMWDTQIPLWSQHFRVLRYDTRGHGASLVTEGPYTIEQLGGDVLALLDGLDIQKAHFVGLSMGGLIGQWLGINAGQRLHSLTLCNTAAKIASDEVWNPRIDTVLKGGQQAMVDLRDGSIARWFTPGFVQAQPEQAQRICQMLAQTSPQGYAANCAAVRDADYREQLGRIQVPALIVAGTEDVVTTPEHGRFMQAGIKGAEYVDFPAAHLSNVEIGEAFSRRVLDFLLAH, via the coding sequence GTGGCGCATTTGCAACTGGCCGATGGCGTTTTGAACTACCAGATCGATGGCCCGGAAAACGCCCCGGTGCTGGTCCTGTCCAACTCGCTGGGTACCGACCTGGGCATGTGGGACACCCAGATTCCGCTGTGGAGCCAGCACTTTCGCGTGCTGCGCTACGACACCCGTGGCCATGGCGCATCGTTGGTCACCGAAGGCCCATACACCATCGAACAGCTGGGCGGTGACGTGCTGGCCCTGCTCGATGGCCTGGACATCCAGAAAGCGCATTTCGTCGGCCTGTCGATGGGTGGCCTGATCGGCCAGTGGCTGGGTATCAACGCCGGCCAGCGCCTGCACAGCCTGACCCTGTGCAACACCGCCGCCAAGATCGCCAGTGACGAGGTGTGGAACCCCCGTATCGACACCGTGCTCAAGGGTGGCCAGCAGGCCATGGTCGACCTGCGCGATGGCTCCATCGCCCGCTGGTTCACCCCAGGCTTTGTCCAGGCCCAGCCTGAGCAAGCCCAGCGCATTTGCCAGATGCTGGCGCAAACCAGCCCGCAAGGTTATGCCGCCAACTGCGCAGCGGTGCGTGATGCCGATTACCGTGAGCAACTGGGCCGCATCCAGGTGCCCGCGCTGATCGTTGCTGGCACCGAAGACGTGGTCACCACCCCTGAACATGGCCGCTTCATGCAGGCCGGTATCAAAGGTGCCGAGTACGTCGACTTCCCGGCAGCGCACCTGTCCAACGTCGAAATCGGTGAGGCGTTCAGCCGCCGCGTGCTCGACTTCCTGCTGGCTCACTGA
- the pcaC gene encoding 4-carboxymuconolactone decarboxylase — MDEKQRYDAGMQVRRAVLGDAHVDRSLEKLNDFNGEFQEMITRHAWGDIWTRPGLPRHTRSLITIAMLIGMNRNEELKLHLRAAANNGVTREEIKEVLMQSAIYCGIPAANATFHLAESVWDELGVESRQQ, encoded by the coding sequence ATGGATGAGAAACAACGTTACGACGCCGGCATGCAAGTGCGCCGTGCGGTGCTTGGCGATGCCCACGTGGACCGCAGCCTGGAAAAGCTCAATGACTTCAACGGCGAGTTCCAGGAGATGATCACCCGCCACGCCTGGGGTGATATCTGGACCCGCCCGGGCCTGCCGCGTCACACCCGCAGCCTGATCACCATCGCCATGCTGATCGGCATGAACCGCAACGAGGAACTGAAACTGCACCTGCGCGCCGCAGCCAACAATGGCGTGACCCGTGAAGAGATCAAGGAAGTGCTGATGCAGAGCGCGATCTATTGCGGCATCCCGGCGGCCAATGCCACGTTCCACTTGGCTGAGTCGGTGTGGGATGAACTGGGTGTAGAGTCTCGACAGCAGTAA
- a CDS encoding DUF962 domain-containing protein, with amino-acid sequence MKTLVDHLSQYASYHRDPRNIATHFVGIPLIVLAVTILLSRPGWEIAGMWLSPALLAAAASVWFYLRLDLRFGLVMGLLLGLCLWVGQVLAVQTTTLWLSTGLGAFLVGWIIQFVGHYYEGRKPAFVDDVSGLIIGPLFVVAEAAFMLGLCPALKQAVENNAGPVAMRQKNTVM; translated from the coding sequence ATGAAAACCCTCGTCGACCACCTGAGCCAATACGCCAGCTACCACCGCGATCCGCGCAACATCGCCACCCACTTCGTCGGCATCCCCTTGATCGTGCTGGCAGTCACCATCCTGCTGTCACGCCCAGGTTGGGAAATAGCTGGCATGTGGCTGTCCCCTGCCCTGCTGGCAGCGGCGGCCTCGGTGTGGTTCTACCTGCGCCTGGACCTGCGCTTCGGCCTGGTGATGGGGTTGTTGCTGGGCTTGTGCCTGTGGGTCGGCCAAGTGCTGGCCGTACAGACAACAACGCTGTGGCTCAGCACCGGGCTGGGGGCATTCTTGGTGGGCTGGATCATCCAGTTCGTCGGCCATTACTACGAAGGCCGCAAACCTGCATTTGTCGACGATGTCAGCGGCCTGATCATCGGGCCGCTGTTCGTGGTGGCGGAAGCAGCGTTCATGCTGGGCCTGTGCCCGGCCCTGAAACAGGCCGTAGAAAACAACGCAGGCCCGGTAGCCATGCGTCAGAAGAACACGGTCATGTAA
- a CDS encoding LysR family transcriptional regulator, whose translation MDLRQLRYFIALTEYRSFVRAAEAMGITQPAFSRAIQGLEHTFGCPLVDRASKALQPTPEGLVVLQHARRLVQGAAQLSNEVLQMTKLDAGELHFGSGPALAVRLVPDALRHFIEHHPGIRTSLLVDNAERLGQALRREQIEFFVDDIRPFEADPNFHTEPLSPRPGLFFCRPGHPLLAKDSLSTNDLFSYPLASALLAPGVRKRLANLSGRSDFIPHLQTEHLAILRSVVRASDAIGTASEEAVAEDLAAGTLVRLHWRNLPPALEVLSVRCGVVSRSGYRLSPAARAMIETLVGLDTPVRAAAIR comes from the coding sequence ATGGACCTCCGCCAGCTGCGTTACTTCATCGCCCTCACCGAATACCGCAGTTTCGTCCGTGCCGCCGAGGCCATGGGCATCACCCAACCCGCCTTCAGCCGCGCCATCCAGGGCCTGGAACACACATTCGGCTGCCCGCTGGTAGACCGCGCCAGCAAGGCCCTGCAGCCAACCCCCGAGGGCCTGGTGGTTCTGCAACACGCACGCCGCCTGGTGCAGGGCGCTGCGCAACTGAGCAACGAGGTGCTGCAAATGACCAAGCTCGACGCCGGCGAGCTGCATTTCGGCAGCGGCCCGGCGCTGGCGGTGCGCCTGGTCCCCGACGCCTTGCGCCACTTCATCGAGCACCACCCCGGCATCCGCACCTCGTTGCTGGTGGACAATGCCGAACGCCTCGGCCAGGCCCTGCGCCGTGAACAGATCGAGTTTTTTGTCGACGATATCCGCCCGTTCGAAGCCGACCCCAACTTCCACACCGAGCCTCTGTCGCCACGCCCCGGCCTGTTTTTCTGCCGCCCGGGCCACCCATTGCTGGCCAAGGACAGCCTGTCGACCAACGACCTGTTCAGCTACCCACTGGCCAGCGCCCTGCTCGCCCCCGGCGTGCGCAAGCGCCTGGCCAACCTGAGCGGGCGCAGCGACTTCATCCCGCACCTGCAGACCGAGCACCTGGCCATACTGCGCAGCGTGGTGCGGGCCAGCGACGCCATCGGCACGGCCAGCGAGGAGGCCGTGGCCGAGGACCTGGCCGCGGGCACACTGGTGCGCCTGCACTGGCGCAACCTGCCGCCGGCGCTGGAGGTGTTGAGCGTGCGTTGCGGGGTGGTCAGCCGTAGCGGCTACCGATTGTCGCCGGCGGCGCGGGCGATGATCGAGACGCTGGTGGGGCTGGATACGCCAGTGCGGGCTGCTGCCATTCGCTGA
- a CDS encoding OprD family porin, whose protein sequence is MSTLQPARQLLPGLLAMSCALPVFAANEGGFMEDAKATLNLRNFYINRNFVDPANAQGKAEEWTQSFILDARSGFTQGTVGFGVDVLGLYSVKLDGGKGTTNTHLLPVHDDGRPADDFGRLGVALKAKLSETELKVGEWMPVLPILRSDDGRSLPQTFRGGQLTSKEIAGLTLYAGQFRGNSPRNDASMEDMSMNGKGAFTSDRFNFGGGEYTFNDKRTMIGLWDAQLKDIYHQQYLNLTHSQPLGEWTLGANLGYFIGKEDGAERAGELDNRTASAMLSARYQGHTFYVGLQKVSGDDAWMRVNGTSGGTLANDSYNSSFDNAKERSWQLRHDFNFATVGVPGLTLMNRYIKGENVTVGSVDDGKEWARETELAYVVQSGSLKDLSVKWRNSTMRRDFSTNAFDENRLIVSYPLNLL, encoded by the coding sequence ATGAGCACTTTGCAACCCGCACGCCAGCTGCTGCCCGGCCTGTTGGCCATGTCCTGCGCCCTCCCCGTGTTCGCCGCCAACGAAGGTGGTTTCATGGAGGACGCCAAGGCCACCCTCAACCTGCGCAATTTCTACATCAACCGCAATTTCGTCGACCCGGCCAACGCGCAGGGCAAGGCCGAAGAATGGACCCAAAGCTTCATTCTTGACGCCCGCTCCGGCTTCACCCAAGGCACCGTCGGTTTCGGGGTGGACGTGCTGGGCCTGTACTCGGTCAAGCTCGACGGCGGCAAAGGCACCACCAACACACACCTGCTGCCCGTGCATGACGACGGCCGCCCGGCCGATGATTTTGGCCGCCTGGGTGTGGCGCTGAAAGCCAAGCTGTCGGAAACCGAGCTGAAAGTGGGTGAATGGATGCCGGTACTGCCCATCCTGCGCTCGGACGATGGCCGCTCGCTGCCGCAAACCTTCCGCGGTGGCCAGCTGACCTCCAAAGAAATTGCCGGCCTGACGCTGTACGCCGGCCAGTTCCGCGGTAACAGCCCGCGCAACGACGCCAGCATGGAAGACATGTCGATGAACGGCAAAGGGGCGTTCACCTCCGATCGTTTCAACTTCGGCGGCGGCGAGTACACCTTCAACGACAAGCGCACCATGATCGGCCTGTGGGATGCCCAGCTCAAAGACATCTACCACCAGCAATACCTCAACCTGACGCACAGCCAGCCGCTGGGCGAGTGGACCCTGGGCGCCAACCTGGGCTACTTCATCGGCAAAGAAGACGGCGCAGAGCGCGCCGGCGAGCTGGACAACCGCACCGCCTCGGCCATGCTTTCGGCGCGCTATCAGGGCCACACCTTCTACGTGGGCCTGCAGAAGGTCAGCGGCGACGATGCCTGGATGCGGGTCAACGGTACCAGTGGCGGCACCCTGGCCAACGACAGCTACAACTCCAGCTTCGACAATGCCAAGGAGCGTTCCTGGCAGCTGCGCCATGACTTCAACTTCGCTACCGTTGGCGTGCCAGGGCTGACCCTGATGAACCGCTACATCAAGGGTGAAAACGTCACCGTGGGCAGCGTGGATGATGGCAAGGAATGGGCTCGCGAGACCGAACTGGCCTATGTGGTGCAGTCGGGGAGCTTGAAGGACCTGTCGGTGAAATGGCGCAACTCCACCATGCGCCGGGACTTCAGCACCAACGCCTTTGACGAGAACCGGCTGATCGTGAGTTACCCGCTGAATCTCCTTTGA
- a CDS encoding AdeC/AdeK/OprM family multidrug efflux complex outer membrane factor, translated as MTKSLLSLAVTAFILGGCSLIPDYQTPEAPVAAQWPQGPAYSPTQSADVAAAEQGWRQFFHDPALQQLIQTSLVNNRDLRVAALNLDAYRAQYRIQRADLFPAVSATGSGSRQRVPANMSQTGESGITSQYSATLGVSAYELDLFGRVRSLTEQALETYLSSEQARRSTQIALVASVANAYYTWQADQALFKLTEETLKTYEQSYNLTRRSNEVGVASALDVSQARTAVEGARVKYSQYQRLVAQDVNSLTVLLGTGVPANLAKPLELNADQLAEVPAGLPSDILQRRPDIQEAEHLLKAANANIGAARAAFFPSISLTANAGSLSPDMGHLFAGGQGTWLFQPQINLPIFNAGSLKASLDYSKIQKDINVAKYEKTIQTAFQEVSDGLAARKTFEEQLQAQRDLVQANQDYYRLAERRYRIGIDSNLTFLDAQRNLFSAQQSLITDRLSQLTSEVNLYKALGGGWYEQTGQANQQASVQAPKG; from the coding sequence ATGACCAAGTCTTTGTTGTCCCTGGCAGTAACCGCTTTCATTCTTGGCGGCTGCTCGCTGATCCCTGACTACCAGACCCCGGAAGCGCCGGTGGCAGCGCAGTGGCCGCAAGGCCCTGCGTACTCGCCGACGCAATCGGCAGACGTTGCTGCCGCCGAACAGGGCTGGCGCCAGTTCTTCCACGACCCGGCGCTGCAACAGCTGATCCAGACTTCGCTGGTCAACAACCGCGACCTGCGCGTCGCGGCGCTGAACCTCGACGCCTACCGCGCGCAGTACCGCATTCAGCGTGCCGACCTGTTCCCGGCAGTTTCGGCCACCGGCAGCGGCAGCCGCCAGCGCGTACCGGCGAACATGTCGCAAACCGGCGAATCTGGCATCACCAGCCAGTACTCGGCCACCTTGGGCGTCAGCGCCTATGAGCTGGACCTGTTCGGCCGTGTGCGCAGCCTGACCGAGCAGGCGCTGGAAACCTACCTGTCCAGCGAGCAGGCGCGTCGCTCCACGCAAATCGCACTGGTCGCCAGCGTGGCCAACGCCTACTACACCTGGCAGGCCGACCAGGCCCTGTTCAAGCTGACCGAAGAAACGCTGAAGACCTACGAGCAAAGCTACAACCTCACCCGTCGCAGCAATGAAGTCGGCGTGGCTTCGGCCCTCGACGTCAGCCAGGCGCGCACCGCCGTGGAAGGCGCCCGGGTCAAGTACTCGCAGTACCAGCGCCTGGTCGCCCAGGACGTCAACAGCCTGACCGTGCTGCTGGGTACCGGCGTTCCTGCCAACCTGGCCAAGCCACTGGAGCTAAACGCCGACCAGCTGGCCGAAGTGCCGGCCGGCCTGCCGTCGGACATCCTCCAGCGTCGCCCGGACATCCAGGAAGCCGAGCACCTGCTCAAGGCCGCCAACGCCAACATTGGCGCGGCCCGCGCAGCGTTCTTCCCGAGCATCAGCCTGACCGCCAACGCTGGCAGCCTGAGCCCCGACATGGGTCACCTGTTCGCCGGTGGCCAGGGCACCTGGCTGTTCCAGCCGCAGATCAACCTGCCGATCTTCAACGCCGGCAGCCTGAAGGCCAGCCTGGACTACTCGAAAATCCAGAAGGACATCAACGTCGCCAAGTACGAAAAAACCATCCAGACCGCCTTCCAGGAAGTCTCCGATGGCCTGGCGGCGCGCAAGACCTTCGAAGAGCAGCTGCAGGCCCAGCGGGACCTGGTGCAGGCGAACCAGGATTACTACCGCCTGGCTGAACGCCGTTACCGCATCGGGATCGACAGCAACCTGACCTTCCTCGATGCCCAGCGCAACCTGTTCAGCGCCCAACAGTCGCTGATTACCGACCGCCTTTCGCAGCTGACCAGCGAGGTCAACCTGTACAAGGCGCTCGGCGGTGGCTGGTATGAGCAGACCGGGCAGGCCAACCAGCAGGCATCGGTGCAAGCACCGAAAGGCTGA